A window of Thermodesulfobacteriota bacterium genomic DNA:
AAGGTTGGTGTTGGACTCGCCGCGGTCCTTCTTGGTGACCACGGCCACGGGGCCGCGGCCGGCCACCTGGAGCGCAAGGGAAAGGCCGGCAATGCCGCTGCCGAGCACCAGGACCTCGAAGGACTCCATCGGGCAGACCCACTTTCTGCTCTGGGAAAGACGGCGGGCCCGAAGCTCCCATGGGGAGGTCCCGCCCGAAGGTGAAGAAACCGTAGTACAGCCGAAAACGGCGTGTCAAGGCGGGCCTGGGGCGGGGAGTGGTCCAGGGGGGGCGTCGCTCGGGAGGCCGCTGGCGGGGTCGGTGGGGATTTCGATCCCGATGGGGATGGGGATCCCGATAGCGATACCGATACCGATGGGTGGCGGTTCCCTCGGGGGGTGGCGGTTCCCTCGGGGGGTGGTGGTTCCCTTGCTACACGACCCCCGCCTCCCGCAGGGCCCGCACCTCCTCAGCGCCCAGGCCGAGCGATTCCCGGAGCACCTGCTCGGTGTGCTCGCCGAGCAGGGGCGAGGGGCGGCGCAGCCACTGGCGCGGGGCGCCGGAGAGCTTCACGGGGCACCCGGCCATCTTGAGGGGGCCCGCCACCGGGTGCTCCACCTCCACCACCATCTCCCGGGCGGCGATCTGGGGATCTTCCACCACCTGTTCGATGCCGTTGATGGGGCCGCAGGGGATACCGGCACCCTCCAGGAGGGCGAGCCACTCGGCGGTGGTGCGACCCGCGAAGACCTCGGCCAGCAGGGGCTCGAGGCGGCCCCAGTTCTCGGTGCGGTCGTGGTTGGTGCGAAACTCCGGGTCGGCCCAGAGGTCGCCCCGCCCCACGAGGCGGCAGAACTTCTCCCACAGGGCGTCGTTGCCGACGGCGAGGATGAGATGGCCGTCGGAGGCGGGGACCGAGGTAAAGGGGGTGATGGAGGGGTGGCGGTTGCCGATCCGGCCCGGCACCTGGCCCGAGACCTCGTAGCGGGCGAGCGCGTTTTCCAGGATGGCCACCTGGCAGTCGAGCATGGCCACGTCCACCATCTGCCCCTTCCCCGTCTCCTCCCGGGCCCGCAGGGCGGCCAGGATGCCGATGGCGGTGAAGAGGCCGGCGGTGATGTCCCCGATGGAGGCCCCCACCCGGGTGGGGGGCCCGCCCGGGTGCCCGGTGATGCTCATGATGCCCCCCATCCCCTGCACCACCACGTCGTAGGCGGGCTTGAGGCGGTAGGGCCCGGTGTGCCCGAAGCCCGAGGCCGCCGCGTAGACCAGCCCAGGGTGGGACCGGGCGAGGCGGTCGTACCCGAGCCCCAGCTTCTCCATGGTGCCGGGGCGGAAGTTTTCCACGAGCACGTCGAAGGACGTGAGCAGAGAGAGGAAGAGCTCCCGGCCCCGCTCGTCCTTGAGGTTCAGGGTGATGCTCTCCTTGTTGCGGTTGAGGCTCATGAAATAGGCGCTCTCC
This region includes:
- a CDS encoding CoA transferase, whose translation is MEPTLPLAGLKVLDLTRVLAGPYCTMVLADLGAEVVKVEVPGIGDDARHFGPFVGTESAYFMSLNRNKESITLNLKDERGRELFLSLLTSFDVLVENFRPGTMEKLGLGYDRLARSHPGLVYAAASGFGHTGPYRLKPAYDVVVQGMGGIMSITGHPGGPPTRVGASIGDITAGLFTAIGILAALRAREETGKGQMVDVAMLDCQVAILENALARYEVSGQVPGRIGNRHPSITPFTSVPASDGHLILAVGNDALWEKFCRLVGRGDLWADPEFRTNHDRTENWGRLEPLLAEVFAGRTTAEWLALLEGAGIPCGPINGIEQVVEDPQIAAREMVVEVEHPVAGPLKMAGCPVKLSGAPRQWLRRPSPLLGEHTEQVLRESLGLGAEEVRALREAGVV